One genomic window of Pocillopora verrucosa isolate sample1 chromosome 8, ASM3666991v2, whole genome shotgun sequence includes the following:
- the LOC131778983 gene encoding potassium voltage-gated channel subfamily A member 2 isoform X4 has translation MDALTGMPSVTADPDRTLTGYTPGRNNLQPSGNRDQQAGIISLTGIKPQVVAPVEASADRFVINVSGLKFETHVQTLEQYPETLLGNANKRSKYYDSTRSEYFFDRNRPAFDAILFYYQSGGKLLRPANVPMDVFADEIRFYELGEDILHKVEQEEGYIEEEKPILPENKLQRKIWELFEFPDTSLGARVVAIFSVVVITLSIVTFCVETLPQFRPTEEDGTKRRQPWFTLETACIIWFTFEYLMRLISSPQKLVFVRSFLNLIDIVAILPYYITLPMQDTKASSFGVLRVIRLVRVFRIFKLSRHSRGLQILGHTLRASLRELGLLIFFLLIGVILFSSAVYYAEGGEDDSNFKSIPDAFWWAVVTMTTVGYGDMRPITVWGKIVGSLCAISGVLTIALPVPVIVSNFNYFYHRENEQRAAEQSKKEKERKENERLQKEKEEAEQERKYGAVDHNGMNGPETGIEMELLTSLDSIPSNSKGHKNKANTAVVANSMPLVDYPDSTIRFETGV, from the coding sequence ATGGACGCGTTAACAGGAATGCCCTCTGTGACGGCGGATCCTGACAGGACTTTGACAGGCTATACGCCTGGAAGAAACAATCTACAGCCTTCAGGCAATCGCGACCAACAGGCTGGAATCATCTCCTTGACTGGAATCAAGCCTCAAGTTGTGGCGCCAGTTGAAGCGAGTGCTGACAGATTTGTTATTAACGTGAGTGGCCTGAAATTTGAAACACACGTTCAAACGCTAGAACAATACCCCGAGACCTTGCTAGGAAATGCGAATAAGCGATCGAAGTATTATGATTCCACTCGGAGTGAGTATTTCTTCGATCGCAATCGTCCCGCATTCGACGCGATTTTGTTCTATTATCAATCCGGGGGAAAACTTTTACGTCCAGCTAATGTACCCATGGATGTGTTTGCTGACGAGATTCGGTTCTACGAACTCGGAGAGGACATTTTACACAAAGTGGAACAGGAAGAAGGGTACATCGAGGAGGAGAAACCCATTCTACCCGAAAATAAATTACAACGTAAAATCTGGGAGTTATTCGAGTTTCCTGATACGTCTTTAGGAGCGCGTGTTGTTGCAATATTTTCGGTTGTTGTGATTACGCTGTCTATTGTGACATTCTGCGTCGAGACTCTACCGCAATTCAGGCCAACAGAGGAGGATGGAACAAAGCGAAGGCAACCGTGGTTTACCCTTGAAACGGCCTGCATAATTTGGTTCACGTTTGAATACTTGATGAGGCTTATCTCGTCGCCCCAGAAGCTGGTGTTTGTGCGATCGTTTCTAAACCTGATCGACATTGTAGCTATTTTGCCTTACTATATAACACTACCCATGCAAGACACCAAAGCGTCCAGTTTCGGTGTTCTCAGGGTGATTCGGTTGGTGCGCGTGTTTCGGATTTTTAAATTGTCGCGGCATTCCAGAGGACTACAAATTTTAGGACATACACTTCGCGCAAGCTTGCGCGAGTTAGgccttttaattttctttcttcttattgGCGTCATCTTGTTCAGCTCGGCGGTGTATTATGCCGAAGGCGGCGAGGACGACTCGAATTTTAAAAGCATACCCGACGCTTTTTGGTGGGCTGTAGTCACAATGACAACCGTCGGATATGGAGATATGAGGCCCATCACAGTCTGGGGAAAGATCGTAGGGTCGTTGTGCGCTATTTCCGGCGTGTTGACCATCGCTCTTCCGGTGCCCGTGATAGTGTCGAATTTCAACTACTTCTACCACCGCGAGAACGAGCAGAGAGCAGCCGAACAGAGCAAGAAGGAGAAGGAGCGCAAGGAAAACGAAAGACTTcagaaagagaaggaagaagcGGAGCAAGAACGAAAATATGGAGCCGTTGATCATAATGGAATGAACGGACCTGAAACTGGCATTGAAATGGAACTATTAACATCGCTAGACAGCATTCCTTCGAATTCTAAAGGACACAAGAACAAGGCAAACACAGCAGTTGTGGCAAATTCAATGCCTCTTGTGGATTATCCTGATTCTACTATACGATTTGAAACGGGGGTGTAA
- the LOC131778983 gene encoding potassium voltage-gated channel subfamily A member 2 isoform X2: protein MYASLVNTQASGDVTDSGSRMRHLYPYSHSDNSGSPYLTDRKLEMDALTGMPSVTADPDRTLTGYTPGRNNLQPSGNRDQQAGIISLTGIKPQVVAPVEASADRFVINVSGLKFETHVQTLEQYPETLLGNANKRSKYYDSTRSEYFFDRNRPAFDAILFYYQSGGKLLRPANVPMDVFADEIRFYELGEDILHKVEQEEGYIEEEKPILPENKLQRKIWELFEFPDTSLGARVVAIFSVVVITLSIVTFCVETLPQFRPTEEDGTKRRQPWFTLETACIIWFTFEYLMRLISSPQKLVFVRSFLNLIDIVAILPYYITLPMQDTKASSFGVLRVIRLVRVFRIFKLSRHSRGLQILGHTLRASLRELGLLIFFLLIGVILFSSAVYYAEGGEDDSNFKSIPDAFWWAVVTMTTVGYGDMRPITVWGKIVGSLCAISGVLTIALPVPVIVSNFNYFYHRENEQRAAEQSKKEKERKENERLQKEKEEAEQERKYGAVDHNGMNGPETGIEMELLTSLDSIPSNSKGHKNKANTAVVANSMPLVDYPDSTIRFETGV, encoded by the exons ATGTATGCTTCATTAGTGAACACTCAGGCGTCGGGCGATGTGACAG ATTCAGGGAGCAGGATGCGACACCTTTACCCCTATAGCCACAGCGACAATTCAG GTTCGCCGTATTTAACAGATCGTAAACTAGAGATGGACGCGTTAACAGGAATGCCCTCTGTGACGGCGGATCCTGACAGGACTTTGACAGGCTATACGCCTGGAAGAAACAATCTACAGCCTTCAGGCAATCGCGACCAACAGGCTGGAATCATCTCCTTGACTGGAATCAAGCCTCAAGTTGTGGCGCCAGTTGAAGCGAGTGCTGACAGATTTGTTATTAACGTGAGTGGCCTGAAATTTGAAACACACGTTCAAACGCTAGAACAATACCCCGAGACCTTGCTAGGAAATGCGAATAAGCGATCGAAGTATTATGATTCCACTCGGAGTGAGTATTTCTTCGATCGCAATCGTCCCGCATTCGACGCGATTTTGTTCTATTATCAATCCGGGGGAAAACTTTTACGTCCAGCTAATGTACCCATGGATGTGTTTGCTGACGAGATTCGGTTCTACGAACTCGGAGAGGACATTTTACACAAAGTGGAACAGGAAGAAGGGTACATCGAGGAGGAGAAACCCATTCTACCCGAAAATAAATTACAACGTAAAATCTGGGAGTTATTCGAGTTTCCTGATACGTCTTTAGGAGCGCGTGTTGTTGCAATATTTTCGGTTGTTGTGATTACGCTGTCTATTGTGACATTCTGCGTCGAGACTCTACCGCAATTCAGGCCAACAGAGGAGGATGGAACAAAGCGAAGGCAACCGTGGTTTACCCTTGAAACGGCCTGCATAATTTGGTTCACGTTTGAATACTTGATGAGGCTTATCTCGTCGCCCCAGAAGCTGGTGTTTGTGCGATCGTTTCTAAACCTGATCGACATTGTAGCTATTTTGCCTTACTATATAACACTACCCATGCAAGACACCAAAGCGTCCAGTTTCGGTGTTCTCAGGGTGATTCGGTTGGTGCGCGTGTTTCGGATTTTTAAATTGTCGCGGCATTCCAGAGGACTACAAATTTTAGGACATACACTTCGCGCAAGCTTGCGCGAGTTAGgccttttaattttctttcttcttattgGCGTCATCTTGTTCAGCTCGGCGGTGTATTATGCCGAAGGCGGCGAGGACGACTCGAATTTTAAAAGCATACCCGACGCTTTTTGGTGGGCTGTAGTCACAATGACAACCGTCGGATATGGAGATATGAGGCCCATCACAGTCTGGGGAAAGATCGTAGGGTCGTTGTGCGCTATTTCCGGCGTGTTGACCATCGCTCTTCCGGTGCCCGTGATAGTGTCGAATTTCAACTACTTCTACCACCGCGAGAACGAGCAGAGAGCAGCCGAACAGAGCAAGAAGGAGAAGGAGCGCAAGGAAAACGAAAGACTTcagaaagagaaggaagaagcGGAGCAAGAACGAAAATATGGAGCCGTTGATCATAATGGAATGAACGGACCTGAAACTGGCATTGAAATGGAACTATTAACATCGCTAGACAGCATTCCTTCGAATTCTAAAGGACACAAGAACAAGGCAAACACAGCAGTTGTGGCAAATTCAATGCCTCTTGTGGATTATCCTGATTCTACTATACGATTTGAAACGGGGGTGTAA
- the LOC131778983 gene encoding potassium voltage-gated channel subfamily A member 2 isoform X1 codes for MATCFLTLCFEVSVGLAPYNIVICPRVCTLYLRIELLSDGIKVRFTTVNNTSSPYLTDRKLEMDALTGMPSVTADPDRTLTGYTPGRNNLQPSGNRDQQAGIISLTGIKPQVVAPVEASADRFVINVSGLKFETHVQTLEQYPETLLGNANKRSKYYDSTRSEYFFDRNRPAFDAILFYYQSGGKLLRPANVPMDVFADEIRFYELGEDILHKVEQEEGYIEEEKPILPENKLQRKIWELFEFPDTSLGARVVAIFSVVVITLSIVTFCVETLPQFRPTEEDGTKRRQPWFTLETACIIWFTFEYLMRLISSPQKLVFVRSFLNLIDIVAILPYYITLPMQDTKASSFGVLRVIRLVRVFRIFKLSRHSRGLQILGHTLRASLRELGLLIFFLLIGVILFSSAVYYAEGGEDDSNFKSIPDAFWWAVVTMTTVGYGDMRPITVWGKIVGSLCAISGVLTIALPVPVIVSNFNYFYHRENEQRAAEQSKKEKERKENERLQKEKEEAEQERKYGAVDHNGMNGPETGIEMELLTSLDSIPSNSKGHKNKANTAVVANSMPLVDYPDSTIRFETGV; via the exons ATGGCAACATGTTTCTTGACTCTATGTTTTGAGGTGTCAGTTGGACTCGCGCCGTATAACATTGTTATCTGTCCCCGCGTTTGTACCCTGTATCTTCGCATTGAACTTCTGTCCGATGGAATCAAAGTTCGCTTTACTACCGTGAACAACACAA GTTCGCCGTATTTAACAGATCGTAAACTAGAGATGGACGCGTTAACAGGAATGCCCTCTGTGACGGCGGATCCTGACAGGACTTTGACAGGCTATACGCCTGGAAGAAACAATCTACAGCCTTCAGGCAATCGCGACCAACAGGCTGGAATCATCTCCTTGACTGGAATCAAGCCTCAAGTTGTGGCGCCAGTTGAAGCGAGTGCTGACAGATTTGTTATTAACGTGAGTGGCCTGAAATTTGAAACACACGTTCAAACGCTAGAACAATACCCCGAGACCTTGCTAGGAAATGCGAATAAGCGATCGAAGTATTATGATTCCACTCGGAGTGAGTATTTCTTCGATCGCAATCGTCCCGCATTCGACGCGATTTTGTTCTATTATCAATCCGGGGGAAAACTTTTACGTCCAGCTAATGTACCCATGGATGTGTTTGCTGACGAGATTCGGTTCTACGAACTCGGAGAGGACATTTTACACAAAGTGGAACAGGAAGAAGGGTACATCGAGGAGGAGAAACCCATTCTACCCGAAAATAAATTACAACGTAAAATCTGGGAGTTATTCGAGTTTCCTGATACGTCTTTAGGAGCGCGTGTTGTTGCAATATTTTCGGTTGTTGTGATTACGCTGTCTATTGTGACATTCTGCGTCGAGACTCTACCGCAATTCAGGCCAACAGAGGAGGATGGAACAAAGCGAAGGCAACCGTGGTTTACCCTTGAAACGGCCTGCATAATTTGGTTCACGTTTGAATACTTGATGAGGCTTATCTCGTCGCCCCAGAAGCTGGTGTTTGTGCGATCGTTTCTAAACCTGATCGACATTGTAGCTATTTTGCCTTACTATATAACACTACCCATGCAAGACACCAAAGCGTCCAGTTTCGGTGTTCTCAGGGTGATTCGGTTGGTGCGCGTGTTTCGGATTTTTAAATTGTCGCGGCATTCCAGAGGACTACAAATTTTAGGACATACACTTCGCGCAAGCTTGCGCGAGTTAGgccttttaattttctttcttcttattgGCGTCATCTTGTTCAGCTCGGCGGTGTATTATGCCGAAGGCGGCGAGGACGACTCGAATTTTAAAAGCATACCCGACGCTTTTTGGTGGGCTGTAGTCACAATGACAACCGTCGGATATGGAGATATGAGGCCCATCACAGTCTGGGGAAAGATCGTAGGGTCGTTGTGCGCTATTTCCGGCGTGTTGACCATCGCTCTTCCGGTGCCCGTGATAGTGTCGAATTTCAACTACTTCTACCACCGCGAGAACGAGCAGAGAGCAGCCGAACAGAGCAAGAAGGAGAAGGAGCGCAAGGAAAACGAAAGACTTcagaaagagaaggaagaagcGGAGCAAGAACGAAAATATGGAGCCGTTGATCATAATGGAATGAACGGACCTGAAACTGGCATTGAAATGGAACTATTAACATCGCTAGACAGCATTCCTTCGAATTCTAAAGGACACAAGAACAAGGCAAACACAGCAGTTGTGGCAAATTCAATGCCTCTTGTGGATTATCCTGATTCTACTATACGATTTGAAACGGGGGTGTAA
- the LOC131778983 gene encoding potassium voltage-gated channel subfamily A member 2 isoform X3, translating into MRHLYPYSHSDNSGSPYLTDRKLEMDALTGMPSVTADPDRTLTGYTPGRNNLQPSGNRDQQAGIISLTGIKPQVVAPVEASADRFVINVSGLKFETHVQTLEQYPETLLGNANKRSKYYDSTRSEYFFDRNRPAFDAILFYYQSGGKLLRPANVPMDVFADEIRFYELGEDILHKVEQEEGYIEEEKPILPENKLQRKIWELFEFPDTSLGARVVAIFSVVVITLSIVTFCVETLPQFRPTEEDGTKRRQPWFTLETACIIWFTFEYLMRLISSPQKLVFVRSFLNLIDIVAILPYYITLPMQDTKASSFGVLRVIRLVRVFRIFKLSRHSRGLQILGHTLRASLRELGLLIFFLLIGVILFSSAVYYAEGGEDDSNFKSIPDAFWWAVVTMTTVGYGDMRPITVWGKIVGSLCAISGVLTIALPVPVIVSNFNYFYHRENEQRAAEQSKKEKERKENERLQKEKEEAEQERKYGAVDHNGMNGPETGIEMELLTSLDSIPSNSKGHKNKANTAVVANSMPLVDYPDSTIRFETGV; encoded by the exons ATGCGACACCTTTACCCCTATAGCCACAGCGACAATTCAG GTTCGCCGTATTTAACAGATCGTAAACTAGAGATGGACGCGTTAACAGGAATGCCCTCTGTGACGGCGGATCCTGACAGGACTTTGACAGGCTATACGCCTGGAAGAAACAATCTACAGCCTTCAGGCAATCGCGACCAACAGGCTGGAATCATCTCCTTGACTGGAATCAAGCCTCAAGTTGTGGCGCCAGTTGAAGCGAGTGCTGACAGATTTGTTATTAACGTGAGTGGCCTGAAATTTGAAACACACGTTCAAACGCTAGAACAATACCCCGAGACCTTGCTAGGAAATGCGAATAAGCGATCGAAGTATTATGATTCCACTCGGAGTGAGTATTTCTTCGATCGCAATCGTCCCGCATTCGACGCGATTTTGTTCTATTATCAATCCGGGGGAAAACTTTTACGTCCAGCTAATGTACCCATGGATGTGTTTGCTGACGAGATTCGGTTCTACGAACTCGGAGAGGACATTTTACACAAAGTGGAACAGGAAGAAGGGTACATCGAGGAGGAGAAACCCATTCTACCCGAAAATAAATTACAACGTAAAATCTGGGAGTTATTCGAGTTTCCTGATACGTCTTTAGGAGCGCGTGTTGTTGCAATATTTTCGGTTGTTGTGATTACGCTGTCTATTGTGACATTCTGCGTCGAGACTCTACCGCAATTCAGGCCAACAGAGGAGGATGGAACAAAGCGAAGGCAACCGTGGTTTACCCTTGAAACGGCCTGCATAATTTGGTTCACGTTTGAATACTTGATGAGGCTTATCTCGTCGCCCCAGAAGCTGGTGTTTGTGCGATCGTTTCTAAACCTGATCGACATTGTAGCTATTTTGCCTTACTATATAACACTACCCATGCAAGACACCAAAGCGTCCAGTTTCGGTGTTCTCAGGGTGATTCGGTTGGTGCGCGTGTTTCGGATTTTTAAATTGTCGCGGCATTCCAGAGGACTACAAATTTTAGGACATACACTTCGCGCAAGCTTGCGCGAGTTAGgccttttaattttctttcttcttattgGCGTCATCTTGTTCAGCTCGGCGGTGTATTATGCCGAAGGCGGCGAGGACGACTCGAATTTTAAAAGCATACCCGACGCTTTTTGGTGGGCTGTAGTCACAATGACAACCGTCGGATATGGAGATATGAGGCCCATCACAGTCTGGGGAAAGATCGTAGGGTCGTTGTGCGCTATTTCCGGCGTGTTGACCATCGCTCTTCCGGTGCCCGTGATAGTGTCGAATTTCAACTACTTCTACCACCGCGAGAACGAGCAGAGAGCAGCCGAACAGAGCAAGAAGGAGAAGGAGCGCAAGGAAAACGAAAGACTTcagaaagagaaggaagaagcGGAGCAAGAACGAAAATATGGAGCCGTTGATCATAATGGAATGAACGGACCTGAAACTGGCATTGAAATGGAACTATTAACATCGCTAGACAGCATTCCTTCGAATTCTAAAGGACACAAGAACAAGGCAAACACAGCAGTTGTGGCAAATTCAATGCCTCTTGTGGATTATCCTGATTCTACTATACGATTTGAAACGGGGGTGTAA
- the LOC131778984 gene encoding ankyrin repeat and SOCS box protein 3: protein MADELGMQQDLENVRNGLQFFDRADDLTVSNVGLAAREGDEERLIRLIADGSPCDVSDNRGWFPLHEAAAAGHSGCLRSLLEHKNEDLLDSRAYSGETPLFLAALNGHVECIKTLMEFGADVNVMNDEEVNLLVASVKSGSLECLKIFLECSLDVNSQDVGGWSALHEAAFAGREDFIKILLSFAADINIQNSDGATPLFTATQYGHKACLKLLLKEGADISLLTVDKASPLFIASQEGLTDCINMLLTAGADPESKVIDGATPLHAAAERGHPECIEILLNAGVSACAETYIEKITPLHLSSQEGHYKCMELLLSAGVNVDAPTHTGNMTPICLACQGHADCTKLLLDCGANPNHIYEDVDMLPKTPLMVSVEGDYVDCVKILAERGADVNRATYTTPLILAAQNSSHDCGKILLDFGADPNFVDRGKNTALSIAVTRLGYGHNQKSLQVQLDCIKLFLKLGASVDQLHQGTCIAFKDPSAMRVLNPDLYKLLLEFEGNRPHSREICRENSRAKRTNLKWRKLERLTSSPRSLQHFCRLVIRKRINSCRMQRIPELPVPHSLKQYLMYSDL from the exons atggccgacGAACTGGGAATGCAACAAGATCTGGAAAATGTTCGCAATGGACTACAGTTTTTCGATCGGGCCGACGATCTTACAGTCTCAAATGTTGGATTAGCTGCTCGAGAAGGTGACGAAGAAAGGTTAATACGTCTTATTGCCGATG GATCTCCTTGTGATGTTTCTGATAATCGTGGTTGGTTTCCTCTTCATGAGGCGGCTGCTGCAGGACACTCTGGTTGTCTACGAAGCCTGCTGGAACACAAGAATGAGGATCTTCTTGATTCTCGAGCATACAGTGGTGAAACACCTCTCTTCTTGGCAGCATTGAATGGCCATGTTGAATGCATCAAGACACTAATGGAATTTGGAGCTGATGTGAATGTCATGAATGATGAAGAAGTAAACTTGTTGGTGGCCTCTGTGAAAAGTGGGAGTTTAGAGTGTTTAAAG ATTTTCTTAGAATGCAGTTTAGATGTAAACAGTCAGGATGTTGGAGGATGGAGTGCTTTACATGAAGCAGCATTTGCTGGTCGTGAAGACTTCATTAAAATACTTCTCTCATTCGCGGCAGACATTAACATACAAAACAGTGATGGTGCCACACCTTTGTTCACTGCCACTCAATATGGACATAAGGCTTGCTTAAAGCTACTACTAAAAGAGGGGGCAGATATCAGTTTATTGACTGTAGATAAGGCATCGCCATTGTTTATTGCTTCCCAGGAAGGCTTAACAGATTGTATCAACATGCTGTTAACTGCTG GGGCAGACCCTGAAAGTAAAGTTATTGATGGAGCAACACCGCTTCACGCTGCTGCAGAACGCGGGCACCCTGAGTGCATTGAGATTCTTTTAAATGCGGGGGTGAGTGCATGCGCAGAAACCTATATAGAGAAAATCACTCCTCTGCACCTTAGTAGTCAGGAAGGTCACTATAAGTGCATGGAGCTGCTTTTATCAGCGGGTGTTAATGTTGACGCACCAACACACACTGGAAACATGACTCCAATTTGTTTAGCTTGTCAAGGACATGCGGATTGCACTAAACTGCTTTTGGACTGCGGGGCAAATCCTAACCACATATATGAAGATGTAGACATGCTGCCCAAGACACCACTGATGGTTTCCGTTGAAGGTGACTACGTCGATTGCGTTAAAATCTTGGCGGAGCGTGGCGCAGATGTGAACAGAGCGACATACACCACACCATTAATTCTTGCTGCGCAGAATTCGTCCCATGATTGTGGTAAGATCCTGTTGGACTTCGGCGCTGATCCCAATTTTGTGGATCGAGGGAAGAATACAGCGTTAAGCATAGCTGTAACTAGGTTAGGGTATGGCCATAATCAGAAGTCTCTTCAAGTACAGTTGGATTGCATTAAACTTTTTCTCAAGCTTGGAGCAAGCGTTGATCAGCTCCACCAAGGAACTTGCATAGCTTTTAAAGACCCTAGCGCCATGAGAGTTCTTAATCCAGACTTGTATAAGCTGTTGTTAGAATTCGAGGGAAATAGACCGCACTCGCGGGAGATTTGCCGCGAAAACTCTCGCGCAAAGCGCACTAACTTGAAATGGCGCAAACTGGAGCGTCTGACCAGTTCACCGCGGTCACTGCAACATTTTTGCCGGCTTGTTATAAGAAAGAGGATTAACAGTTGTAGAATGCAACGAATCCCAGAACTGCCTGTTCCGCATTCGTTAAAACAGTACCTGATGTATTCCGATTTGTGA
- the LOC131778923 gene encoding kelch-like protein diablo → MASIPHTVLTSDEVNPAEEEISKDGLYQPCDVTLVVKDGEFKAHRKALSEASPFFEKLLNSDMKESKEGVVRLEMFTESVMRNTLEFIYTGNVQILDEDDARDLVVMADYLFIQKLKTLATQILVQKLNTSNCISILRFACEYHCEELLCKTKKSILANFNVLLSTKCEDVLKMSREELAMLISSDELHVSAEEDVLNTILAWINHDKNKRKHHFPELFRYVRLVYISRDFLFSDVVTNDLVRDNEDCIELVEKAVELIDYKSFDTLRHKPRKSLETPVMITYSRNGDYFTIVGYFPREDRWCKFDEIPVYLINWKRVFFLRDNLYIKKRVELVPYHHESWRLDVTWYNLHSKAWNSMPSVENRDLLELFVYEDEMYALFSKEKVIDSFVCNLYRPFLYKKDRIVLAKYKPDSDSWEDILSTDYLDWRSRFSIVVHDSFIYFVSGKVWSGMYQSKLVNDVDRYDLRRKQWNKLADIQVARERACGAAVNRKIFIAGTQSDMPNVIQLTCEMYSEETNEWQLIKSFNRWTSFQGLLAIDDELYVLEEDVVSRNTFTKLSVACYNAESNVWQLKTELKVTGEMDVHLGGSMTVFQGFLSPSQNILCNKRKKRKCSIM, encoded by the coding sequence atGGCATCGATTCCTCACACTGTTCTGACATCTGACGAAGTTAATCCAGCAGAAGAAGAAATCTCAAAAGATGGCCTCTATCAGCCGTGCGATGTTACTTTGGTGGTCAAAGATGGCGAGTTCAAAGCTCACAGAAAAGCTCTTTCGGAGGCGAGTCCTTTCTTTGAAAAGCTGCTGAACAGCGACATGAAGGAGTCCAAAGAAGGAGTGGTTCGCTTAGAGATGTTTACCGAATCTGTTATGAGAAACACATTGGAGTTTATTTACACCGGTAATGTACAGATACTGGATGAAGATGATGCCAGAGACTTGGTTGTGATGGCagattatttgtttattcaaaaGCTGAAGACCCTAGCTACGCAGATTCTGGTACAGAAATTGAATACTTCAAATTGTATTTCAATCCTCCGTTTTGCTTGCGAATATCACTGTGAGGAACTTTTATGCAAGACCAAAAAGTCAATCCTTGCAAATTTCAATGTATTGCTCTCTACGAAGTGTGaagatgttttgaaaatgtcGAGAGAGGAACTTGCAATGTTGATTTCAAGCGATGAGCTACATGTTAGCGCCGAGGAAGATGTGTTAAATACCATTCTAGCCTGGATTAATCacgacaaaaacaaacgaaaacatcATTTTCCCGAGTTATTTCGTTACGTTCGACTGGTTTACATATCGCGTGACTTTCTATTCAGTGATGTCGTGACAAATGATTTGGTAAGAGACAATGAAGACTGTATCGAGCTCGTGGAAAAGGCTGTCGAGTTAATTGACTATAAAAGTTTCGATACTCTTCGTCACAAGCCCAGAAAGTCTCTTGAGACCCCTGTTATGATCACCTACTCTAGGAACGGAGATTATTTCACGATTGTCGGTTATTTTCCTCGTGAGGATCGGTGGTGCAAGTTTGATGAAATTCCAGTATACTTAATCAACTGGAAACGTGTTTTCTTCCTTCGTGATAACTTGTATATTAAAAAAAGAGTCGAGCTAGTCCCGTATCATCATGAATCCTGGAGACTTGATGTCACATGGTATAATCTACACTCAAAGGCTTGGAACTCGATGCCTTCTGTAGAAAACAGAGATTTACTTGAACTTTTTGTTTATGAGGATGAAATGTACGCTTTGTTCTCAAAAGAGAAGGTAATAGATTCCTTCGTTTGTAACTTGTACAGACCGTTCCTTTACAAAAAAGACCGCATCGTTCTTGCGAAATATAAACCAGATTCCGACTCATGGGAAGACATATTATCGACTGATTATTTGGATTGGAGAAGCCGTTTTAGTATTGTGGTCCACGATAGTTTTATCTATTTCGTTAGTGGTAAGGTGTGGTCTGGAATGTATCAAAGCAAGCTCGTGAATGATGTTGATAGGTATGATCTTCGCAGAAAACAGTGGAACAAACTGGCGGACATCCAAGTAGCGAGAGAGAGGGCTTGTGGTGCAGCggtaaacagaaaaatattcatCGCCGGAACCCAGAGTGATATGCCTAACGTAATTCAACTCACGTGTGAAATGTACAGTGAAGAAACCAACGAATGGCAGCTGATTAAAAGCTTCAACAGATGGACCTCATTTCAAGGCCTGTTGGCCATCGATGATGAGTTGTATGTTCTGGAAGAAGACGTTGTGAGCCGGAATACTTTTACAAAATTATCAGTCGCGTGTTACAACGCTGAAAGCAATGTATGGCAACTGAAAACGGAGCTGAAAGTTACCGGAGAGATGGACGTTCACTTGGGTGGCTCAATGACAGTATTCCAAGGTTTTCTTAGTCCATCACAGAACATATtgtgtaacaaaagaaaaaaacgaaaatgcTCTATCATGTAA